In Panacibacter microcysteis, the genomic stretch CAGTTGCAGGCTTTACTGTTCAGCAGTTTCAGAATGAAAGTATGTTTGTGTACGCATTTGATTTTCCGGATGACAGAACAGGTTACCACGATATTTCGGCAGCGTTAAACCCGCAGAAGCCTTTCAACGGCGAATCAAAATGGAGCCTGGTTTCTTTCCTCGGCCGTATCAACTATACCATAAAAGACAAATATCTTTTTACACTTACAGGTCGTTCAGATGGTTCATCCAAATTTGCCGATGGCAACAAGTATGGCTACTTTCCTTCCGGTGCTTTTGCATGGCGTGTGTCAAAGGAAAAGTTTATGGAGGATGTGCGTGCAGTTTCCGATCTTAAATTCAGGGCGAGCTATGGCGTTATCGGCAACCAGGCCATACCACCATACCAGTCGCTGGCATTGGTTGGGCCTTATGGCGAAGGGGTATTCAACAGCGCATTGGGCAGCGAAGTATATACAGGCCGGGAACCGCTTAGTTATGTAAACAAAAACCTGAAATGGGAAAGTACCAGGCAACTTGATATTGGTATCGACCTTAGTTTATTCAATAACCGTATCACATTTACCGGCGATTATTATTCAAAGAAAACTTTTGACCTGTTGTTGTCAACACCAATACCCACCACATCAGGTTTTACAACAACGCTGCTCAACGTGGGCAATATTGTAAACAAAGGCTTTGATCTTGACTTGCGCACCGTTAATACCACCGGCATTGTAAAATGGAATTCTGCTATCAATGTGTCGATCAATAAAAATGAGATGACCAATCTTAATACCAACACAGATGTTTACCTGCCCGGCGGCATCATTTTAAGAGAAGGCCTCTCCATCGGTACATTTTATGGTTATGAATTTGATGGCATCTTCCAGTCAGATGCAGAAGCGGCATCAAGCCCGGTGCTTACAGGGCAGGAGCCAACATCGCCCAACCCTGCCTCTGTTGCAAAAGCCGGCGACAGGAAATACAAAGACATTAATAAAGACGGCGTAATAAATGCCAACGACAGAACCATCCTTGGCAGTGCACAGCCCAAATTTACCTGGGGTTTCAACAATACATTATCTTTCAAAAATCTCGATTTCAGTTTTTTCTTCCAGGGTTCACAAGGCAATAAAATGGCCAATCTCAATAACCTGGACCTCCTGAATTTTACCGGCCAGAACAATGTGTTGGCAGAAGCGGCACTAAACAGGTGGACACCCGAAAACCCGGGCAATAAATATCCCCGTGCGCTTTCCAACGGAAGTGTGGACGTAGGCATATTTTCTTCCAATATTGTAGAAGACGCTTCTTATGTAAGGCTGAAAAATGTAACGCTGGGCTACAGGATGCCTTCGCGCATACTTTCCAAAGCAGGTATCCAGAGCTTCAGGATCTATGCAGGCGCTACCAACCTCTGGACACTCACAGACTATAGCGGGTACGATCCTGAAGGCAATACTTACGGGCAAAGCACCACATTGATTGGTATCGATTACGGCGGTTATCCGCAGACAAAAACATTTACGCTTGGTGTAAACATCGGGTTCTAAACTAAATTCAAAAAGCCATTATGAAACGCATATCTCCATACAGGAAAATACTTGTGGCATTGGTTGCATTGTCAACGATTGCTACCTCATGTAAAAAGTTCTTAACAGAAGATCCAAAGAATGTTGTGGCTGTTACCAACTTTTACAAAACAGAGCAGGATGCTGTTTTTGCGGTGAACGCTATTTACGCGTGGCTCAATTCCATCAGCTCCGGTTCTTATGCCGGTGTTTATCTCAATTCGTTCTGGGTTACGGCAGGGCTTGCATCAGACGAACTGAACAACCAGGAAATTTTTTCACCGTACTACGATCAAACGGCCACGTTTACCTATAACCCGCAAAACACAGCATTGCAGGAAATCTGGTACACGCACTATAAAACCATCACACTGGCAAATATTGCCATAGAACGCATTCCGGCAATACAAATGGATGCAACCCTCAGGGCAAGACTGGTGAATGAAGCCAAATTTTTGCGTGGGCTCTTATACTTTGATATGGTGCGCATGTTTGGAGAAATTCCCCTGGTGTTAAAAGAAACAGAACCGCTTACACCCACTGTTGCAGGGGTAGATGATATTTATGCACAGATCATTACAGATCTCACAGACGCGGAAGCGTTACCTGCCGTTTATCCGCCGGGCGCAGGCCGGGGCCGTGCTACAAGCGGCGCTGCAAAAGCCATACTGGCCAAGGTTTACCTTACAAGGAACAACTGGCAGGGCTGTGTAGATAAATGTAAAGAAGTGATCAATTCCGGCGAGTATGCCTTGTGGGATGATTTTGCAGATGTGTTCAAACTTTCCAGCCGCGGTGGCAAAGAAGCGGTTTTCTCCGTTGGTTTTGGAGATGCGGGCGGCGCCATCATCTTTTGGGAAGTGGGTCAGTTCAACGTGCGTTTACTGGCTCCTGCATTAAGTGCAGAAGGTGTTGAAAATGCCCAGGGCTGGCAGGTTCCCACGCCTGATTTGTATGAAAGCTACGAATCAAATGACAGGAGAAGAAGCGTAACGTTTGTTACCGAAGTACACAACCCCGATGGCAGCATTACAAGCATTAATCCTTACATACAAAAGTATTGGGATCGTGAAGCAGAACCCAATGCAAACGGGTCTGCCAATGATTATCCTGTTATCCGTTATGCAGATGTGTTACTGATGATGGCTGAAGCCAGCAATGAATTGGGCAATATGACAGATGCATACAATTACATCAACATGGTGCGTAAACGTGCAAGGTTCGATGGCACAGTGTACCGCGATGTACTGCCCGATTATACCAATCTTTCCAAAGATGCATTTAAGGCCGCAGTACTTGAGGAAAGACGCCGGGAGTTTGTGGCAGAAGGTCAGCGCTGGTTCGATCTTGCCCGCACCGGAACATTGGAAACACTGGTACCTGTGGCAAAGCCGGGCGTAACGCCGCAGCAGAAGCATTATCTTTTTCCTATACCGCAACGCGAAGTTGATCTGAATCCCAACCTTATTCAAAACGACGGATACTAAAAAGAAAATGATGAGCCCGGCAGCAGTGCAATGCTCATCGTCCCTTGCGTCGCACTCTTGTACTGTATAACATGCAGGAGCAGCACCGGTGCGGTCTGCGTTTGTAAACAAAGGGTACGCACGGTTCAAAGTTTACAGTGCCTTGCAGCCGGGCATACGCAAACGGAGGAAAGAGAAGCATTTGCAGACATGATCTGCAACAGGGTAAATGACCAGGCATCGTAAGCTCAGTAAAGCGCAGCAGTACAAGTGAGTGACACAACAGGCGATGCCAAAAGATATAAAGCTGGTAACAAAAATATTCCGGTAAAAACGCGTGCCGCGGCACATACAAAACATGAACAAACCTGCACTGGCAATAGATCTTGGCGGAACCAATATAAAAATTGGTTTGGTACAGTCGCATGTAATAGTAGCACAGGTATCATTGGATGCACACTCAGGCAGCGGCCTGCAGGGAAGATTGCCTTTTATAGAAAAAGCCGTATTCAACCTGCTGGTAGAACACAATATTTTGCTGAGTGATCTTGCAGGAATGGGCATGTCGGTACCAGGTATTGTTGACAGTACACAGAAGCGCATTCTTTCCATCGACAGAAAATTTGGCGACGCGCCGGGTATTGATTTTTCAGCCTGGTGCGATAAAGCATTTGGTTTAAAACTCGCCATGGAGAACGATGCCCGCAGCGCATTGATAGGTGAGTGGAAATTTGGCAAAGCACAGGCTTATGACAATGCTGTACTCATGACACTCGGTACAGGCGTAGGCAGTGCCGCCATTATACAAGGGCAACTGTTGCGCGGCAAACACTTTACTGCGGGTATCTTGGGCGGTCACACTATTATAAACTATAACGGTAAAGACTGCAACTGCGGCAATAAAGGCTGCGTGGAAACAGAAGCATCTACCTGGTGCATTGCAGGCAAGGTAAAAGCAATGGAAGGTTATACTACCAGCAAACTTGCGGAGGAAGAAAAGATAGATTTTGAATCCATTTTCCGTTGTGCTGCAATGGGCGATGCGGTAGCTGTAAAAGCAAGAACCGAAAGCCTTGATGTGTGGTCTGCCTGTGCCATTAACCTTATTCACGCTTACGATCCTGAAATATTATTGCTTTCAGGAGGTATTATGGCCAGCAGCGAAACAATTGTACCATATATTGAAAAGCAGGTGCACCAACATGCATGGACGCCCTGGGGTAAAGTAAAGGCAGAAGCTGCATCTTTTCCCGCATCGGCAGCATTATTGGGTGCTGGTTATTTAGTATCAAACGCGTAAACGAAACACAGATGAAATCAAACTTCGATAAATTTCCGGAAGTAGCTGTTACAGGACATGCCTGCTACTCGGGCTGGGATAATGTGGTTGAAGAAATACAGAAAGCCATACAGCAGCCGGGCAAAACAACAGTAGTGGTGGCAATAGAATGCTACCATGGCGTGCTGGCAAAAGAAATCATTAAACATATTAACCAGGAATTGCAGCCTGCATTACTGCTGCAGTCAAACGCAGCATTTAAAGATGAGCAGGCCATTGCAGCTATGGTGCAGCCGTTTGTAACAGACGATCCTGTGTTTGGATATATTACATCACTGGAACTGGCAGATTATTTTGATGAAACGCGCCTGCAGGAAATGCGCACGGCAGTAGCAGGCAGTAGCGGGGTTACTGTAATAACAGGTGCAGGCGCCACGATTGTTGCAGGGCAGCCCGATGTACTCATCTATGCAGACATGCCACGCTGGGAGATTCAACTGAGATTCAGGAGAGATGCGGTTGGTAACCTGGGCAAAACAAATAAAACAGACACATTTGCTTATAAATACAAACACGCTTATTTCGTAGACTGGCGTGTGTGCGATAAACACAAGAAGCATATTTTCAGTACCATCGATTATATACTTGATACAACGATTGAGGAAAACCCCAAGCTTATTACCGCAGCAGCGTTACAAGATGCTATGCAACAGGTGGTAACCAGGCCATTCAGGGTGGTACCATTTTTTGATCCCGGACCATGGGGCGGGCAATGGCTGAAGGAAGTGTGCGACCTTGACAGAAGTGCGCAAAACTTTGCATGGGGTTTCGATTGTGTACCCGAAGAAAACAGCCTGATGCTGCGCTTTCAGCATGAAGTGGTGGAAGTACCTTCAGTAAACGTTGTTTTCTTTCAGCCACAGGCATTACTGGGTAAACAGGTCTATAACGCTTTCGGGGATGAGTTTCCCATACGCTTCGATTTTCTCGATACCATGGAAGGTGGAAACCTTAGCCTGCAGGTACACCCGCTTAAAGAATACATACGCGAAAAATTTGGCATGCCTTATACGCAGGATGAAAGCTATTATTTTCTCGACGCAAAAGACGAGGCTTTTGTTTACCTCGGCCTTAAAGAATCGGTAGAGCCTGCAGCCATGGTAGCAGAACTGGAATCTGCGCAAAAAGGCGAAGCGCCTTTCGATGCAGAGAAGTATGTACAAAAATGGCAGGTACGCAAGCATGATCATGTGTCTATACCTGCCGGCACAGTGCATTGTTCTGGTGCCAATACCGTGGTGCTTGAGATAAGTGCCACACCATACATCTTCACCTTTAAACTGTGGGACTGGGGCCGTATGGGCCTCGATGGCAAGCCGCGTCCCATCTCGCTGGAACATGGTAAAAATGTTATCCAGTGGGATCGTACCACCAACTGGACAAAAGACAACATCCGCAGCCTTGTCCAACCGGTAGCAGAAGGCGATGGCTGGCGCGAAGAGCGTACGGGCCTGGATGAACATTCATTCATCGAAACGAGAAGACATTGGTTTACCAAAACGGTGGCGCATAACACCAATGGTGTGGTAAACGTGCTAAACCTCATCGAAGGCCGCGAGGCAATCGTTGAAAGCCCGTCTAATGCTTTCGAGCCGTTTGTTATACACTATGCAGAAACTTTTATTGTACCCGCAGCAGTTGGTGAATATACGGTGCGCCCACATGGCGAAAGCGAAGGTCACCAATGTGCTACCATGAAAGCCTATGTACGGACAGAAAAACTAGTTGACATCAGCATAAACTAATTACATGCAACAACAAAACTCCTGGTACATCTATAAAGCAACACTGGTGGCGGCTGTTGGTGGCCTGCTATTCGGTTACGATACGGCCGTTATTGCCGGTGCAATCGGTTTTATGAAAACCTTTTACAATCTGTCAGACGCCATGACCGGCTGGGTGGCATCATGCGCATTGCTGGGCTGTGTGGCCGGCGCCATGTATGCAGGCAAACTAAGCGATAATGTGGGCAGGAAAAAAGTGCTCATGCTGGCTGCCTTGCTTTTTGCTGTTTCATCGCTCGGTACAGCCATGGCTCCCAACCTCAATTTCTTCGTGGTATTCAGGATTGTTGGCGGCATGGGTATCGGTATCGCATCTGTTTTATCACCCATGTATATTTCAGAGATGGCACCTGCAGAAATAAGGGGTAAACTCATTTCTATTTTCCAGCTGGGTGTGGTCTGCGGCATATTGCTCATCTATTTCGTAAATGCAGGGATTGCCGGTCTGTACGATGAATCCTGGAACGTAAGCACTGGCTGGCGGTGGATGTTTGGTTCCGGCTTACTTCCTTCCATTGTATTTGTGTTGTTGTTGTTTGGTGTGCCCGAAAGTCCGCGCTGGCTTGCAAAGCAAAGACGCACTTCAGAAGCGCTGGATATACTTACAAAGATCAACGGTACTGCAAAAGCACAACAGGAACTGAATGATATTAATGCTGCCCTTGCAGAAGAAACAGTATTGCCGTTGTCAGAAATGTTCAGGCCGGGTTTGCGCACTGCCATGATCATCGGTATCGTGCTGGCTGTTTTTTCGCAGGTTACCGGTATCAACGCCATCATGTACTATGCACCGGAAATTTTTAAATCTACCGGCGATGGTTCAGATTCCGCACTTATGCAAACCGTATTGGTGGGTATCATCAATGTGGTGTTTACGCTTGTGGCCATCAGGTATGTAGACAAACTGGGCCGTAAAAAATTATTGCTCATCGGTATTGCCGGTATGGTTGTCTGTCTGCTGCTGGTAGGTGGTGCATTTTATTTAAACATGCAAAAAGGTTACCTCGTACTTATTGCCATACTTGCATATATAGCCTGCTTTGCTATTTCCCTGGGGCCGCTTACGTTCGTGGTTATTGCAGAAATATTTCCAACCAAAGCAAGAGGCACCGCTATGTCGGTGGCAACGTTTATACTCTGGATCACCGTATTCATTGTATCACAAACATTCCCCATACTCATGGGTTCTATTGGTAATGCGTTTACATTCTGGATATACATGTTAATGGCAGTATGCGCCTTTTTCTTCGTTTGGAAAATGGTGCCTGAAACAAAAGAAAAAACGCTGGAAGAAATTGAAGCATACTTCAAAGCCGGCGATGCGCCTGTGGCATTAAAACCGCGCAAAGTATAAAGTGAAAAGTATGTACCAGGCTGTATTACTACTATCAATCGCCTGTTGCGTCGCACTCTTGTACAGTTGGTTCTTTATTTAGCAACTGCAACCGGCATATATTTCAATAACCAGCCTGTAATGCAGGTGGTAACAATAACATAACAAACATAATCTCTAACGAATATGAACCGATCCTTTTTAGTCGTA encodes the following:
- a CDS encoding RagB/SusD family nutrient uptake outer membrane protein, yielding MKRISPYRKILVALVALSTIATSCKKFLTEDPKNVVAVTNFYKTEQDAVFAVNAIYAWLNSISSGSYAGVYLNSFWVTAGLASDELNNQEIFSPYYDQTATFTYNPQNTALQEIWYTHYKTITLANIAIERIPAIQMDATLRARLVNEAKFLRGLLYFDMVRMFGEIPLVLKETEPLTPTVAGVDDIYAQIITDLTDAEALPAVYPPGAGRGRATSGAAKAILAKVYLTRNNWQGCVDKCKEVINSGEYALWDDFADVFKLSSRGGKEAVFSVGFGDAGGAIIFWEVGQFNVRLLAPALSAEGVENAQGWQVPTPDLYESYESNDRRRSVTFVTEVHNPDGSITSINPYIQKYWDREAEPNANGSANDYPVIRYADVLLMMAEASNELGNMTDAYNYINMVRKRARFDGTVYRDVLPDYTNLSKDAFKAAVLEERRREFVAEGQRWFDLARTGTLETLVPVAKPGVTPQQKHYLFPIPQREVDLNPNLIQNDGY
- a CDS encoding ROK family protein, which codes for MNKPALAIDLGGTNIKIGLVQSHVIVAQVSLDAHSGSGLQGRLPFIEKAVFNLLVEHNILLSDLAGMGMSVPGIVDSTQKRILSIDRKFGDAPGIDFSAWCDKAFGLKLAMENDARSALIGEWKFGKAQAYDNAVLMTLGTGVGSAAIIQGQLLRGKHFTAGILGGHTIINYNGKDCNCGNKGCVETEASTWCIAGKVKAMEGYTTSKLAEEEKIDFESIFRCAAMGDAVAVKARTESLDVWSACAINLIHAYDPEILLLSGGIMASSETIVPYIEKQVHQHAWTPWGKVKAEAASFPASAALLGAGYLVSNA
- a CDS encoding class I mannose-6-phosphate isomerase → MKSNFDKFPEVAVTGHACYSGWDNVVEEIQKAIQQPGKTTVVVAIECYHGVLAKEIIKHINQELQPALLLQSNAAFKDEQAIAAMVQPFVTDDPVFGYITSLELADYFDETRLQEMRTAVAGSSGVTVITGAGATIVAGQPDVLIYADMPRWEIQLRFRRDAVGNLGKTNKTDTFAYKYKHAYFVDWRVCDKHKKHIFSTIDYILDTTIEENPKLITAAALQDAMQQVVTRPFRVVPFFDPGPWGGQWLKEVCDLDRSAQNFAWGFDCVPEENSLMLRFQHEVVEVPSVNVVFFQPQALLGKQVYNAFGDEFPIRFDFLDTMEGGNLSLQVHPLKEYIREKFGMPYTQDESYYFLDAKDEAFVYLGLKESVEPAAMVAELESAQKGEAPFDAEKYVQKWQVRKHDHVSIPAGTVHCSGANTVVLEISATPYIFTFKLWDWGRMGLDGKPRPISLEHGKNVIQWDRTTNWTKDNIRSLVQPVAEGDGWREERTGLDEHSFIETRRHWFTKTVAHNTNGVVNVLNLIEGREAIVESPSNAFEPFVIHYAETFIVPAAVGEYTVRPHGESEGHQCATMKAYVRTEKLVDISIN
- a CDS encoding sugar porter family MFS transporter, which codes for MQQQNSWYIYKATLVAAVGGLLFGYDTAVIAGAIGFMKTFYNLSDAMTGWVASCALLGCVAGAMYAGKLSDNVGRKKVLMLAALLFAVSSLGTAMAPNLNFFVVFRIVGGMGIGIASVLSPMYISEMAPAEIRGKLISIFQLGVVCGILLIYFVNAGIAGLYDESWNVSTGWRWMFGSGLLPSIVFVLLLFGVPESPRWLAKQRRTSEALDILTKINGTAKAQQELNDINAALAEETVLPLSEMFRPGLRTAMIIGIVLAVFSQVTGINAIMYYAPEIFKSTGDGSDSALMQTVLVGIINVVFTLVAIRYVDKLGRKKLLLIGIAGMVVCLLLVGGAFYLNMQKGYLVLIAILAYIACFAISLGPLTFVVIAEIFPTKARGTAMSVATFILWITVFIVSQTFPILMGSIGNAFTFWIYMLMAVCAFFFVWKMVPETKEKTLEEIEAYFKAGDAPVALKPRKV